A region of the Curvibacter sp. AEP1-3 genome:
AGAAGGCCCAAGGTGGCGGTGGTCTGAATCCAGCTGGTGAAGAAGCCACGACGTCCGGGCGGAGCGTGCTCAGCGACATACACCACAGCGCCGCCGTACTCGCCTCCCAAGGCAAGACCTTGCAGCATGCGCAGCAGGATCAGGATGACGGGCGCGGCCCAACCGATGGTGTTGTAGCCCGGAAGCAAGCCGACCACAAAGGTCGAGATCCCCATGATCAAAATCGTCATGAGGAAGGTTTGCTTGCGCCCGATCATGTCACCCAATCTGCCAAAGAACAGCGCGCCGAAGGGGCGCACCAGAAAGCCGGCGGCAAACGCCAACAAGGCAAACACGTTGCGTGTGGCTTCCGGAAAGGATGAGAAAAACTGGGCCCCGATGATCGCTGCAAGCGAGCCATAGAGGTAGAAGTCGTACCACTCAAAAATGGTTCCGGCTGAAGACGCGAGGATGACGCGTTTTTCATCGCGCGTCATGGGCCGCTTGCGGTCTTCAATCGACGCGGCACTGGCAGGGCTGATGCTCATGGGGAGTCTCCGTTTTGTTTAGTTAGGGCGGTTCTCAGCATCCACGGCGATGCCATGGACGGCTGCAGTGTCAAAACCGCGTCTGACGGATTTCTTACTCCCCCACGAAGGTTAAGGCTTGGAAAAAGTGGGGCCTTTTGCTGGCGATTTTTTGGGTACGCCGCCGTTCGGAAACATCAATCACGAAGGGCTATTCGCTCTTTCTGGCTGCGCGCCAGCTTCGCCAACGGCTCGCCAGTTGCAAGCCCAGACCGCCACCCAAGCCCAACAAAACCATACCCACTAACGCGTTGTTGCCAAACCCTCCCGCGAAGGCATCAAACCCCATCGATTGGCCCAGCCATAAGCCCATTTGGGCGCCTGCTACAAATCCGATGGCATCCGAGATACCGATCAACAACGCAGAGTCTTTCATAGCGATTCAGGTGAGAGTTGAGGGCCGGATTCTGCATACGCTCTGTAAAAAATCGCAGCTCCGCCTAGGTTGAAACCCCACGCATTGCGAGGGCTTAGACGCAAATAGGCTGCATTCAGACCCCGCTACCGCGTTGTTCAGGGGATGCTGCAATGACGGGCAGGGACACGCAGAAAAGGCTGCTACCGGCACTGCATGGCAGTGCCTTCGGCTTACCAGATGCGGACCCGCTTTTCAGGCGCGCGCCACATTGGATCGCCCTTGCGAATATTGAAAGCTTGGTAGAACTCATTCAAGTGCAGCAGAGGGGCGAAACTGCGCAAAGCGCTGTTGGCGTGGTAGTCCTTGGCTACCAGAAAGCGCAGTCGTTCGGGGCGGCCTTTGTAAGCCCACATTTGTGACCAAGCGACGAAGCAACGTTGGTCAGTGGTCATGCCATCAATCTTGGGTTGCGCCTTGCCGTCCAGCGCGCGCCGCAGCGCTGCATGGGCAAGGGTGATGCCGCCAAGGTCGGCGGTGTTTTCTGTGAGGGTCAGCAAGCCGTTGTGTTGCAAGCCCGGGAGGATGGTGAACTCGCTGTACTGCTGCACCAGCACATCGGTTCGTTTTTTAAATTCCTGGGTGGCTTCAGGGGTCCACCAATCGCGCAAGTTGCCTGCCGGTCCGTAGCGTCGACCATTGCTGTCGAATCCGTGGGTCAATTCATGGCCGATGACGGCGCCGATCGTGCAGTAGTTCACGGCCATATCTGCACCGGGCTTGTAAAACGGTGGTTGAACAATAGCCGCTGTGATGTCGATGTTGTTGGCCTGAGGGTTGTAGGCGGCATTCACCGTTGTGGGGAGTGTGGCGCTTTCTGCAAAACGGTCCTGCACAACCGGCGTACCCACTTTGGCCAGATCACGGCGCATCAGAAATTCGCCAATCCGTTGCTGGTTGCCGAAGTGGTCGTCCGGTCGTACGTCAATCGCACTGAAGTCGATCCACTTCTGTGGATAGCCAACTTGAATATCGACTTTGGACAACTTGGTCAAAGCAGCTGCCCGGGTGGGTTCGTCCAGCCAAGGGTTTGCTCGCAGGCGTTGTTCAAACTCATCTTTGATGTGCTTGACCATCTCGGTGATTTCCCGGCGGGTGCTTTCCGGAAAATGCGCTTTTACGTATAGCTGGGCCATGGGATGAAACAGCTGTGAGGCAATCGCCTGAGTGACCTGACGCTCGCGGGATGGCACCACTTGCAGGCCCTTGCGCTGCTTGTTGAACTCTTCGTCCAATGTGCTCCAAGGGCGCCCCAAGGCGGAGGCTCGGCTGGACAAGATGTGCCACGCAAGCAAGGTGCGGACTTCTTCGGGAGTGCGGGTGCTCAGCAGCTTGTGAATGGCCTTCAGTCCATTGACATCCATGACTACCACGCTTTCGGGCACGGGCACGCCCAAACCTCCCAGCAGAGCCTTCAGGTCAACAGTGGGAATGAACCCTTGAACCTCTGCGAATGTGAGTTTGTTGTAGGTGATATCGGGATCCCGCATCTGCAAAGGTGTCAGGCGGGCTGCGGCAAGCTCGGCCTCCATGTCCACGATCAGCTTGGCTTTCTTTGCTGCAAGAGGCTCGGCATCTCCCGATGCTTGCAACATTTTGGTGACAAAGCCCGCATAGAGTTCACGCACTTTCTGACCCGCAGGTGTGTTGTATTCATCCGGTTCGAGTGGCTGCACACTCGGATGGATCATCAATACGTTCATGCCACTGTTCTTGGCGTCTACGGTGCTGAATGCGTTCACCAAAGGCGAAATGCCGTAGCCCAGAGCCAACCGGGCAGACACTGCTCCAAGCGCTGAGGGTGAGCCTGTAGAAGGCAGACGCTGCAGCTCGGCAGAGATGGGCTGCAGTCCCAGGGTATCCAGCCGGCTGGTGTCCATGGCTGCCCGGTAGTAGTCACCAATCTGCTGTTGTGGCGTACCTTTGGGGGGCCTTGAAGCCGCTGCGTCGTGGATCAGGGAGCTGAGCTTCTGGTCTAGGTTGGCTGCCAGTTGGCTAAACCCACCGACATCGGCTTCACTGGGAGGTATCTGAGTGCGTTTGAGCCAGGCGCCATTGGCATAGCGAAAGAAGTCTTTTCGCGGGCTCACACTTTTGTCCATATTGCCCACCGAATAACCCAATTCCGGTGCAGCGGCTTGTGCTGAAGCGGCAGATGGCAGTGCCATGATGGCTGCGGCGATGGAGCTAAGGACCAGGCCGCAGGTAAGCGGTTTGTTGATGTTTGACATGGTGGACTCCCCTGAGTGAACGGTTGAACTTGGCGCGTGAGGCGCTCTGACGTTGCGATCTGATGCGGATGTCTTGCGCATCAGCAAAAACTATACCTTGCTCGCCAGCCCCGCGCCCCACAGGCCAGCGGCAAAAAGCAACCAGTCATTGGTGATGTGGGCTCCCGTAGACACCCACATATTCTTGGTCATGATCCAGGGCAGTGTGAGCACCATCCGCGCACCGCCGATGACGACCAGACATTGCACCCAGTTCCAGTCATAGGTCGGCAAGTGCAGCATCCCGAACATGACCGATGTGGCAAACCAGGCCAACAGAATGGCGCCCTTGCGACTCCATCCTAATTTGTGAGTCAGCCAGTGCAAAAGGGCGAGGAAGGGCAGGATCGTGATGACTTCTTCCCCCAGAAGTTGGGGTAATGTTTTGACAAAAAACACCATGCGACCCAAGGTATCCGTTGTACCCAACTGTGTAGTGCTACCGTTGCTTGCCACTTGGGTCAGCGCCCATACTATGAAGCCAAGGCCCATGCTGATCACGATGTTGAGCAAGGCAAAGCCGAGCATCAATCGCAACTCACGCAGCCCCACCTTGCCGAACAGGCAATGCCAATGGCCTGGGGCCACACGCGCCAATGTGATTAACGGCACCGCAGCCAACATCACAGCCGGGACCAACTGCCAGATAAGTGCTGCCGACCAGGATGCCGAGATGACGAGAAACAGAAAAGCGCCTGCCACTGAAGCCATGAGCATCCACCAGGCGGGGGTGGAAAGTGTGACGGGTGTGCCTCGGTAGAAGGGGAAATCCGTACCCGGATCCTCAAGCCGTGAAAAACGTGACCCTTTCGGGAGGAGAGCATCTGTCATGGTGATCACTCAATCAAACTGAAACCAGTATTCCATGTCCGGTACCGCACCATCATATCTGCCCCTCTCAGAGGGTAAGTTTGCTAAGCGACCTGTCACCAGCAGGACTCGGCAAGGGTTTGTCTCAAGTTCAGATGCCTAAGGCCGGTGCAACATTTCCCTTATTCGCGTGATCGCGCGTTCCGGGAGTTTTGTTTTGGCCTTTAAGAAAATGGTGCTCGGCACCTTGGTAGTTCTGGGGGTAGCCGGCGTGGGCGCTTGGTTCAGTCTGGACAAGGAAACCCGCGGGTTGTTGGCGACGGTGCCGACCAACCGCGATCTGCTGTTCTGGACTCAAGCCCAGAGAGATGCTGCCTTTCGCGCGCTGGACCGGCTGCCTTTTCTCGCCAAATCACGGGTGGTGCAAGCTGGCGGCACTCCTTCTGCATTGCCCGCGGGTGCGCCGCTGAAACTCACAAGCGATGTCGACGCCTATATGGCCGGCCAGCGCAGTGCTGCGCTCTTGGTCTTGCAAGACGGTAAGTTGCGCCTCGAGCGTTATGGCTTGGGCTTTGATGCGGCAGGGCGTTGGACCAGCTTCTCGGTAGCCAAGTCGTTCACGTCTACCTTGGTTGGTGCCGCGGTGAAAGATGGCTTTATCAAGAGTCTGGACGACAAAGTCAGTCTCTACATTCCGGACCTCAAAGGCTCGGCCTACGATGCGGTCAGCGTGCGCCAATTGCTCACAATGACCTCCGGCGTAAAGTGGAACGAAGATTATTCTGACCCGCAGTCGGATGTTGCAAAGTTCAACAACCACAAGCCGGAAGAAGGCGTGGATGCGTTGGTGAGCTACATGCGCAACCTCCCACGCGATGTGCCCGCGGGAACCCGTTGGCTCTATAGCACTGGCGAGACCAACCTGGTCGGCACCTTGGTGCAGCAAGCCACCGGCAAGCCCCTGGCCACTTATCTGGCCGAAAAGGTGTGGGGACCGGCGGGTATGGAGCAGCAAGGCACCTGGATATTGAGCAAAACCGGTCAGGAAATCGGGGGCTGCTGCATCCAGGCGTCGCCACGTGATTACGCCCGTATGGGCCAATTCATTTTGAGTGGCGCCATGGCAGGTGGCAAAAGCATCGTGCCCGATGGCTGGTGGGTGGATGCCACTACCAAGCGCACAGACATCGGCCAACCAGGCCGTGGGTATGGCTACCAATGGTGGACTTATGACGACGGCAGTTTTTCTGCTCGAGGCATTTTCGGGCAAGGCATCTTCATCGACCCCAAGCGTAAGTTGGTCATCGTGTCCAACGCCAACTGGGCAGGGGGTGCGCGTGACCTAGAGGCATCCAACGCGCGTGAGGCCTTCTACCGGGAGGTACAAAAGGCCGTCGACGATGAAGGTGCAGCGCCCGGTAAATAGTTTTTTGCAGGGTGCACTGCTCAGGATTTCCCTAACAAGCCCAGGAGTGACGACATGGCTACTATCGACCCGAGCCGCGAGAGTTTCAGCCAGCTCTTTGTGAAGACTGCGCCGGACAAACCAGTCACCATGCTGAACCTGCTGCGCTTCAAAGAGCAGGCCGAATACACCCCTGAGCGCCAGGAGACGCCATGCACCGGGCGTGAGGCTTATGCACGCTATACGGCGAATGCCCTGAAAGCGGTGCAAGCTGCAGGTGGCATAGTGCTGTGGCAGGGCCGCGCTTGCCATGCCCTGGTGGCTCCTGCCGACGAGGTCTGGGATGATGTCCTGCTGGTGCAATACCCGAATGCCGCCGCATTCATGGACATGGTGCGTTCACCCGGGTACCAAGCGTTCGTTCACCACCGGTCCGCCGCGCTGGCAGATGCCCGACTGATTGCTATGCAGCAGTAGTTGTTTTGCCGTTCTGGGGTGCCGACAAAGCGACTCGTCAGTTGCCGCACGGTGTGCCATACTGCAAAAAAAGCAACCGTTGGAGCATGCAGTGCAAGGGCACAAAGCTGTGGTTTGGACAGGATCGGCCTTTGCCGCCGCTGGACTGGCTTGCTTCTTTGTTTTTTCTTGGCATGACGGTGCCTCCAAGCCACTGGCCATCGAGGTGGCACTCCTTGTTGGTTTGCTGTGCGGGGTGCTTACTTTTCTCGTGTTGCGCTTGCGGGATGTGAATGAGTCGTCCCGGAAGTTGGGCCTCATCGCCGCAATGAATGTCCAAGTCAACCGGGATATCCTGCTCAATGAAGATCTGGGGCTGATTTACGCCAACATTCTTGGCTACCTGTTCCGGATTTTCAATGAAGCAACAACCGGTTCGATACTCAAGTTGGGCGACGATGGGCACCTGACCTTTGTTGCATCCAAAGGCTTCTCAGACGAGTTTGTTGGCAAGTTCAGGCTCCGGTTGGAAGACAGCTTTTTGTACCAAGTAACGCACGGTAACTTCAAGGAAGCGCGCTTGATCACAGCCTCGGATTTTGAGGACGTGGCCACCGTCATCAAGCCCGACGATTGGAGGTACCAATCGGTCATCAGTGCGCCGATTTTTGTCGGTGATCGCTTGTTCGGTTTGTTGAATCTGGACTCGTCGATTGCGAGTACCTACGACCAAAAAGACCTTGAAATTGTGGAGCGCTTTCGCGCACAGATTGAGGTGGTGCTATTGGCCAGAGAGCGCTATTCCGCCAACATCAAGCGCTATCAGGTGGATGCACTGAGTGGCTTGGCGACCCGCCATTATTTTGAAGATCAGTTGGCTGTGGCCTTGGAGCGTGCTGCGCGATACCAGGAGCGTGTGGTGATCGGTCTTTTTGATGTGGATGGTCTGAAGCAAGTCAACGATACGCAGGGTCATTTGGCAGGCGATCAATTGATCGCCCACATTGCGCAAGTGTTGCGCAAGTCAGCCCGCAATTCCGACATCGTGGGTCGCCTGGGCGGGGATGAGTTCGTCGCTTGTTATCCAATGGCCAAGGCTCCAGCGATAGAGCACACCATTCAGGAGATCCGTAAGCAGCTGCGTCTGAACCCGATCCTGACTGGCAGTGGAGCCCTGTTGGTGCCCGAATTCAGCTTTGGTCTCGCCAGTTTTCCGGAGGACGGAAGCACTGTCGAAGCACTATTGGGCATTGCAGACCAAAGAATGTATGCCATGAAGCAGGCTGCACATTAAGCAAACCGTGCGGCATCGAACCGACGTGAGGGTAGGCGCG
Encoded here:
- a CDS encoding M13 family metallopeptidase; the encoded protein is MSNINKPLTCGLVLSSIAAAIMALPSAASAQAAAPELGYSVGNMDKSVSPRKDFFRYANGAWLKRTQIPPSEADVGGFSQLAANLDQKLSSLIHDAAASRPPKGTPQQQIGDYYRAAMDTSRLDTLGLQPISAELQRLPSTGSPSALGAVSARLALGYGISPLVNAFSTVDAKNSGMNVLMIHPSVQPLEPDEYNTPAGQKVRELYAGFVTKMLQASGDAEPLAAKKAKLIVDMEAELAAARLTPLQMRDPDITYNKLTFAEVQGFIPTVDLKALLGGLGVPVPESVVVMDVNGLKAIHKLLSTRTPEEVRTLLAWHILSSRASALGRPWSTLDEEFNKQRKGLQVVPSRERQVTQAIASQLFHPMAQLYVKAHFPESTRREITEMVKHIKDEFEQRLRANPWLDEPTRAAALTKLSKVDIQVGYPQKWIDFSAIDVRPDDHFGNQQRIGEFLMRRDLAKVGTPVVQDRFAESATLPTTVNAAYNPQANNIDITAAIVQPPFYKPGADMAVNYCTIGAVIGHELTHGFDSNGRRYGPAGNLRDWWTPEATQEFKKRTDVLVQQYSEFTILPGLQHNGLLTLTENTADLGGITLAHAALRRALDGKAQPKIDGMTTDQRCFVAWSQMWAYKGRPERLRFLVAKDYHANSALRSFAPLLHLNEFYQAFNIRKGDPMWRAPEKRVRIW
- a CDS encoding CPBP family glutamic-type intramembrane protease, whose protein sequence is MLGFALLNIVISMGLGFIVWALTQVASNGSTTQLGTTDTLGRMVFFVKTLPQLLGEEVITILPFLALLHWLTHKLGWSRKGAILLAWFATSVMFGMLHLPTYDWNWVQCLVVIGGARMVLTLPWIMTKNMWVSTGAHITNDWLLFAAGLWGAGLASKV
- a CDS encoding serine hydrolase domain-containing protein: MAFKKMVLGTLVVLGVAGVGAWFSLDKETRGLLATVPTNRDLLFWTQAQRDAAFRALDRLPFLAKSRVVQAGGTPSALPAGAPLKLTSDVDAYMAGQRSAALLVLQDGKLRLERYGLGFDAAGRWTSFSVAKSFTSTLVGAAVKDGFIKSLDDKVSLYIPDLKGSAYDAVSVRQLLTMTSGVKWNEDYSDPQSDVAKFNNHKPEEGVDALVSYMRNLPRDVPAGTRWLYSTGETNLVGTLVQQATGKPLATYLAEKVWGPAGMEQQGTWILSKTGQEIGGCCIQASPRDYARMGQFILSGAMAGGKSIVPDGWWVDATTKRTDIGQPGRGYGYQWWTYDDGSFSARGIFGQGIFIDPKRKLVIVSNANWAGGARDLEASNAREAFYREVQKAVDDEGAAPGK
- a CDS encoding DUF1330 domain-containing protein, translating into MATIDPSRESFSQLFVKTAPDKPVTMLNLLRFKEQAEYTPERQETPCTGREAYARYTANALKAVQAAGGIVLWQGRACHALVAPADEVWDDVLLVQYPNAAAFMDMVRSPGYQAFVHHRSAALADARLIAMQQ
- a CDS encoding GGDEF domain-containing protein; translated protein: MQGHKAVVWTGSAFAAAGLACFFVFSWHDGASKPLAIEVALLVGLLCGVLTFLVLRLRDVNESSRKLGLIAAMNVQVNRDILLNEDLGLIYANILGYLFRIFNEATTGSILKLGDDGHLTFVASKGFSDEFVGKFRLRLEDSFLYQVTHGNFKEARLITASDFEDVATVIKPDDWRYQSVISAPIFVGDRLFGLLNLDSSIASTYDQKDLEIVERFRAQIEVVLLARERYSANIKRYQVDALSGLATRHYFEDQLAVALERAARYQERVVIGLFDVDGLKQVNDTQGHLAGDQLIAHIAQVLRKSARNSDIVGRLGGDEFVACYPMAKAPAIEHTIQEIRKQLRLNPILTGSGALLVPEFSFGLASFPEDGSTVEALLGIADQRMYAMKQAAH